One stretch of Streptomyces peucetius DNA includes these proteins:
- the rnc gene encoding ribonuclease III, translating to MSESSKTDNASSHTLLEGRLGYQLESALLVRALTHRSYAYENGGLPTNERLEFLGDSVLGLVVTDTLYRTHPDLPEGQLAKLRAAVVNSRALAEVGRGLELGSFIRLGRGEEGTGGRDKASILADTLEAVIGAVYLDQGLDAASELVHRLFDPLIEKSSNLGAGLDWKTSLQELTAAEGLGVPEYLVTETGPDHEKTFTAAARVGGVSYGTGTGRSKKEAEQQAAESAWREIRTAADQRAAAARAAAASGTAATDGGDADAPSDTAQTDRASA from the coding sequence ATGTCTGAGTCCAGCAAGACGGACAATGCCTCGTCCCACACGCTTCTGGAAGGGCGGCTCGGGTATCAACTCGAGTCCGCCCTTCTGGTGCGTGCGCTGACCCATCGTTCGTACGCGTACGAGAACGGCGGTCTGCCCACCAACGAGCGCCTCGAGTTCCTCGGGGACTCCGTGCTCGGCCTGGTGGTCACCGACACGCTGTACCGCACCCACCCTGACCTGCCCGAGGGCCAGCTGGCCAAGCTGCGGGCCGCGGTGGTCAATTCGCGTGCGCTGGCGGAGGTCGGCCGCGGTCTGGAACTCGGCTCCTTCATCCGGCTCGGCCGTGGTGAAGAGGGCACGGGAGGCCGGGACAAGGCATCCATCCTCGCCGACACCCTTGAAGCGGTGATCGGCGCGGTCTATCTCGACCAGGGCCTCGACGCGGCGTCCGAGCTGGTACACCGGCTCTTCGACCCGCTGATCGAGAAGTCCTCCAACCTCGGTGCCGGCCTGGACTGGAAGACCAGCCTCCAGGAGCTCACCGCGGCCGAGGGCCTGGGTGTTCCGGAGTACCTGGTCACCGAGACCGGTCCGGACCACGAGAAGACCTTCACTGCTGCCGCCCGCGTCGGTGGTGTCTCGTACGGCACCGGCACCGGCCGCAGCAAGAAGGAAGCGGAGCAGCAGGCGGCGGAGTCCGCGTGGCGGGAGATCCGTACCGCCGCGGACCAGCGCGCGGCAGCGGCCCGGGCCGCCGCCGCGAGCGGGACGGCCGCCACCGACGGAGGGGACGCCGACGCCCCGTCCGACACGGCGCAGACGGACCGGGCCTCGGCCTGA
- the recG gene encoding ATP-dependent DNA helicase RecG — protein sequence MERVPALDEPLKKTLGAATAKVMAEHLDLHTLGDLLHHYPRRYAERGELTSLSELPLDEHVTVVAQVADARIHTFNQGRGRRLEVTITDGSGRLQLVFFGKGVHKPLGDLLPGTRAMFAGKVSVFNRKLQLSHPAYEPLSGGASAADAVDAFANQLIPIYPACKQLESWKISKAIDAVLDRAVEAVDPLPPALREGRGMTTLPDALRKIHRPRTKADIAEARERLKWDEAFVLQVALARRRYADTQLPAVARRPVPGGLLDAFDAELPFTLTEGQQSVSKEIFDDLATEHPMHRLLQGEVGSGKTMVALRAMLAVVDAGGQAAMLAPTEVLAQQHHRSITEMMGELAEGGMLGGSEQGTKVVLLTGSMGAAARRQALLDLVTGEAGIVIGTHALIEDKVQFHDLGLVVVDEQHRFGVEQRDALRSKGKQPPHLLVMTATPIPRTVAMTVFGDLETSVLDQLPAGRSPIASHVVPAADKPHFLARAWERVREEVENGHQAYVVCPRIGDAEDEKPKKKSAEDEAEKRPPLAVVDVAEQLAKGPLSGLRVEVLHGRMQPDDKDAVMRRFAAGEVDVLVATTVIEVGVNVPNATAMVIMDADRFGVSQLHQLRGRVGRGSAPGLCLLVTEMPEASPARQRLTAVAATLDGFELSRIDLEQRREGDVLGQAQSGVRSSLRMLAVIEDEEVIEAAREEAVAVVAADPELSDLPGLRTALDALLDTEREQYLDKG from the coding sequence ATGGAACGCGTGCCCGCGCTCGACGAACCCCTCAAGAAGACGCTCGGCGCCGCCACCGCGAAGGTGATGGCCGAGCATCTCGATCTGCACACCCTCGGTGATCTGCTGCACCACTACCCGCGGCGGTACGCGGAGCGCGGGGAGCTGACCTCCCTGTCGGAGCTGCCGCTCGACGAGCACGTCACGGTCGTGGCGCAGGTCGCCGACGCGCGGATCCACACCTTCAACCAGGGCCGCGGCCGGCGTCTGGAGGTGACCATCACCGACGGCAGCGGTCGGCTCCAGCTGGTCTTCTTCGGCAAGGGCGTCCACAAGCCTCTGGGGGACCTGCTGCCGGGCACCCGCGCGATGTTCGCCGGCAAGGTGTCCGTCTTCAACCGCAAGCTGCAGCTCTCCCACCCGGCGTACGAGCCGCTGAGCGGCGGCGCGAGCGCGGCCGACGCCGTGGACGCCTTCGCCAATCAGCTCATCCCGATCTACCCGGCCTGCAAGCAGCTGGAGTCGTGGAAGATCTCCAAAGCGATCGACGCCGTGCTGGACCGCGCCGTCGAAGCCGTGGACCCGCTGCCGCCTGCGCTGCGCGAGGGCCGCGGCATGACGACCCTGCCCGACGCCCTGCGCAAGATCCACCGGCCGCGCACCAAGGCGGACATCGCCGAGGCCAGGGAGCGGCTCAAGTGGGACGAGGCATTCGTCCTCCAGGTCGCCCTCGCCCGCAGACGGTACGCCGACACCCAGCTGCCCGCAGTGGCCCGCCGGCCCGTCCCCGGGGGACTCCTCGACGCCTTCGACGCCGAGCTGCCCTTCACGCTCACCGAGGGCCAGCAGTCGGTCAGCAAGGAGATCTTCGACGATCTGGCGACCGAGCACCCGATGCACCGCCTCCTCCAGGGCGAGGTCGGTTCCGGGAAGACCATGGTCGCCCTGCGGGCGATGCTCGCCGTCGTCGACGCGGGCGGCCAGGCCGCGATGCTCGCACCCACGGAGGTCCTGGCCCAGCAGCACCACCGGTCGATCACCGAGATGATGGGCGAGCTGGCGGAGGGAGGCATGCTGGGCGGTTCCGAGCAGGGCACCAAGGTCGTTCTGCTCACCGGCTCCATGGGGGCCGCTGCCCGCCGCCAGGCGCTGCTCGACCTGGTGACGGGCGAGGCCGGGATCGTCATCGGCACCCACGCCCTGATCGAGGACAAGGTGCAGTTCCACGACCTGGGCCTCGTCGTCGTCGACGAGCAGCACCGTTTCGGCGTGGAGCAGCGGGACGCCCTGCGCTCCAAGGGCAAGCAGCCGCCGCACCTGCTGGTCATGACCGCCACGCCCATTCCGCGTACGGTCGCGATGACCGTCTTCGGCGACCTGGAGACGTCCGTCCTGGACCAGCTGCCGGCCGGCCGCTCCCCGATCGCCAGCCATGTGGTGCCCGCCGCCGACAAGCCGCACTTCCTCGCCCGCGCCTGGGAGCGGGTGCGCGAAGAAGTCGAGAACGGCCACCAGGCGTACGTGGTCTGCCCCCGGATCGGCGACGCGGAGGACGAGAAGCCGAAGAAGAAGTCGGCGGAGGACGAGGCGGAGAAGCGCCCGCCGCTCGCCGTCGTCGACGTCGCCGAGCAGCTCGCCAAGGGCCCACTGAGCGGCCTGCGCGTCGAGGTGCTGCACGGGAGGATGCAGCCCGACGACAAGGACGCCGTGATGCGCCGCTTCGCCGCGGGCGAGGTGGACGTTCTGGTCGCCACCACCGTCATCGAGGTCGGGGTGAACGTCCCCAACGCCACCGCCATGGTGATCATGGATGCCGACCGGTTCGGCGTCTCGCAGCTCCACCAGCTGCGCGGCCGCGTCGGCCGCGGCTCGGCCCCCGGGCTGTGCCTGCTCGTCACCGAGATGCCCGAGGCCAGTCCGGCGCGTCAGCGGCTGACCGCCGTCGCCGCCACCCTCGACGGCTTCGAACTCTCCCGTATCGACCTCGAACAGCGCCGCGAGGGCGATGTGCTCGGCCAGGCGCAGTCCGGTGTGCGCTCCTCGCTGCGGATGCTCGCCGTCATCGAGGACGAGGAGGTCATCGAGGCGGCCCGCGAGGAGGCGGTCGCGGTCGTCGCCGCCGATCCGGAGCTCTCGGACCTGCCCGGACTGCGCACCGCGCTGGACGCCCTGCTCGACACGGAGCGCGAGCAGTATCTCGACAAGGGCTGA
- a CDS encoding YceD family protein — protein MSTRLDHRNPLVFDTHELGRRPGALQRISRTVDAPNDLGIADVVGVPEGAPVELDLRLESVMEGVLVTGTARASAEGECVRCLEPLRHEVAADFQELFTYPDADDRGRTAEPVDDEEDEDRLFLEDGLFDLEPVLRDAVVLALPMQPVCRETCEGLCPECGVRLDENPDHHHDAVDIRWAALQGLAETIQDGEKDNMGGAEAGVDEKQEK, from the coding sequence CTGAGCACGCGCCTCGACCATCGCAACCCCCTCGTGTTCGACACGCACGAGCTGGGGCGGCGGCCCGGTGCGCTCCAGCGGATCTCCCGCACGGTGGACGCTCCGAACGACCTCGGCATCGCCGATGTCGTCGGTGTGCCGGAAGGCGCGCCGGTGGAGCTGGACCTCCGCCTCGAGTCCGTCATGGAAGGTGTGCTCGTCACAGGCACCGCCCGTGCGAGCGCCGAGGGGGAGTGCGTAAGGTGTCTGGAGCCGCTGCGCCATGAGGTCGCCGCGGACTTCCAGGAGCTGTTCACGTACCCCGACGCCGACGACAGGGGCCGCACCGCGGAGCCCGTCGACGACGAAGAGGACGAGGACAGGCTCTTTCTCGAGGACGGCCTGTTCGACCTCGAGCCCGTGCTGCGTGATGCGGTGGTGCTCGCACTGCCGATGCAGCCGGTGTGCCGGGAGACCTGTGAAGGCCTGTGCCCCGAGTGCGGGGTCAGGCTGGACGAGAACCCGGACCACCACCACGACGCCGTCGACATCCGTTGGGCGGCACTGCAGGGACTCGCCGAGACCATTCAGGACGGCGAGAAGGACAACATGGGCGGCGCCGAAGCGGGCGTCGACGAGAAGCAGGAGAAGTAG
- the rsmD gene encoding 16S rRNA (guanine(966)-N(2))-methyltransferase RsmD translates to MTRVIAGTAGGRRLAVPPGTGTRPTSDRAREGLFSSWESQLGSIEGIRVADLYAGSGAVGLEALSRGASHALLVEADARAACVVRENVRALGLPGAEVRTGKAEQIVTGPAPERPYDVVFLDPPYAVTDDGLREILLTLRLQGWLADDALVTVERSTRGGEFKWPEGFTPLRSRRYGEGTLWYGRAATCEDAP, encoded by the coding sequence ATGACCCGCGTGATCGCCGGCACCGCCGGCGGACGCCGCCTCGCCGTCCCGCCCGGCACCGGCACCCGCCCCACCTCCGACCGGGCCCGCGAAGGGCTGTTCTCGAGCTGGGAGTCCCAGCTCGGCTCCATCGAGGGCATCCGCGTCGCCGATCTGTACGCGGGCTCCGGCGCCGTCGGCCTGGAGGCGCTGTCCCGTGGCGCGTCCCACGCCCTGCTGGTCGAGGCCGACGCCCGCGCCGCCTGCGTCGTACGGGAGAACGTACGGGCGCTCGGCCTGCCCGGTGCGGAGGTCCGTACCGGCAAAGCGGAACAGATCGTCACGGGACCGGCGCCGGAGCGCCCCTACGACGTGGTCTTCCTTGACCCGCCGTACGCCGTCACCGATGACGGACTGCGCGAGATCCTGCTCACACTCCGCCTTCAGGGCTGGCTCGCCGACGATGCTCTCGTCACCGTGGAGCGCAGCACAAGGGGCGGGGAATTCAAGTGGCCAGAGGGCTTCACGCCACTGCGCTCCCGTCGTTACGGCGAGGGGACGCTTTGGTACGGTCGCGCCGCCACGTGCGAAGACGCACCATGA
- a CDS encoding HSP90 family protein produces MTSETTPSGGTTTPHATTPDAAAPHMFQVDLRGLVDLLSHHLYSSPKVYLRELLQNAVDAITARRAEDPAAPARVRLYAADGGLRVEDSGIGLTETDVHSLLATIGRSSKREGLESARAEFLGQFGIGLLACFVVAAEIRVVSRSARTPDAPPVEWSARDDGSYTVRVLPHSARPEPGTTVYLTARPGSADWLTEQRVTALARDFGSLLPYDVRVGDTPVSELPAPWDRTYPGPAARRVALARHCHELFGFTPLDSVDLDLPVAGVRGVAYVLPSAVSPAQRSGHRVHLKGMLLTDRADELLPEWAFFVRCVIDTDSLRPTASRESLYADETLAAVREALGGRIREWLTSLAAGAPERLAQFLSVHHLGVKSLARHDTDMLRTMLPWLPFETTDGQLSLEEFAQRHRVVHFARTVEEYRQVAPIASAQGIGLVNGGYTYDAELVERLPQVRPGTVVAELDADTVTAHLDAVDPAEELALAGFLAAARARLDPLGCDVALRAFHPLTVPALHLDDRAARHEQARAEEEARADDLWAGILGSLRGSAPRARLVLNHLNPLIRRISSLDGELAGTATEALYGQALLMAQRPLRPADSALLNRAFMGLLEWATHDQENGR; encoded by the coding sequence ATGACATCTGAGACGACACCGTCCGGCGGTACGACGACACCGCACGCGACCACACCGGATGCGGCAGCACCGCACATGTTCCAGGTCGATCTGCGCGGCCTGGTGGACCTGCTGTCCCATCACCTCTACTCCAGCCCCAAGGTCTATCTGCGGGAGCTTCTGCAGAACGCGGTGGACGCGATCACCGCCAGGCGTGCCGAGGACCCAGCCGCACCCGCGCGGGTGCGGCTGTACGCCGCGGACGGCGGACTGCGCGTCGAGGACTCGGGCATCGGCCTGACCGAGACGGATGTGCACAGTCTGCTCGCGACCATCGGCCGCAGCTCCAAGCGGGAAGGGCTCGAGTCCGCGCGGGCCGAGTTCCTCGGGCAGTTCGGCATCGGGCTGCTCGCCTGCTTCGTCGTCGCGGCCGAGATCCGGGTGGTGAGCCGCAGCGCCCGCACGCCCGACGCGCCTCCCGTGGAGTGGTCGGCCCGCGACGACGGTTCGTACACCGTGCGCGTCCTGCCCCACAGCGCCCGCCCCGAGCCGGGCACGACCGTGTACCTCACCGCCCGGCCCGGGAGCGCCGACTGGCTCACAGAGCAGCGGGTGACCGCCCTGGCGCGGGACTTCGGTTCGCTGCTCCCTTACGACGTCCGCGTCGGCGACACGCCCGTCAGCGAGCTGCCGGCGCCGTGGGACCGTACGTATCCGGGTCCGGCGGCGCGGCGGGTGGCCCTCGCCCGCCACTGCCACGAGCTGTTCGGCTTCACCCCGCTCGACTCGGTGGACCTCGACCTGCCGGTCGCCGGGGTGCGCGGGGTCGCGTACGTGCTGCCGTCGGCGGTCAGTCCGGCGCAGCGTTCGGGACACCGGGTGCACCTCAAGGGCATGCTGCTCACCGACCGGGCGGACGAACTCCTGCCGGAGTGGGCGTTCTTCGTACGGTGCGTCATCGACACCGACAGTCTGCGGCCCACGGCGTCCCGCGAGTCGCTGTACGCGGACGAGACGCTCGCCGCCGTACGGGAGGCCCTCGGCGGCCGCATCCGGGAGTGGCTGACCTCCCTGGCCGCGGGCGCCCCGGAGCGGCTGGCGCAGTTCCTGTCCGTCCACCACCTGGGCGTGAAGTCGCTGGCCCGGCACGACACGGACATGCTGCGCACGATGCTGCCGTGGCTGCCGTTCGAGACGACGGACGGGCAGCTGTCGCTGGAGGAGTTCGCCCAGCGGCACCGCGTGGTGCACTTCGCGCGGACGGTCGAGGAGTACCGGCAGGTCGCGCCGATCGCCTCCGCGCAGGGCATCGGGCTGGTCAACGGCGGCTACACGTACGACGCCGAGCTGGTGGAGCGGCTGCCGCAGGTCCGGCCGGGAACGGTGGTCGCCGAGCTCGACGCCGACACGGTCACCGCGCACCTCGACGCCGTCGACCCGGCGGAGGAACTGGCCCTCGCCGGGTTCCTCGCCGCGGCCCGCGCCAGGCTCGACCCGCTGGGCTGCGACGTGGCGCTGCGCGCCTTCCACCCGCTGACCGTCCCGGCGCTCCACCTCGACGACCGGGCCGCCCGCCACGAGCAGGCGCGCGCGGAGGAGGAGGCCCGCGCGGACGACCTGTGGGCGGGCATCCTCGGATCGCTGCGCGGCAGCGCGCCGCGCGCCCGGCTGGTGCTCAACCACCTCAACCCGCTGATCCGCAGGATCAGTTCCCTCGACGGTGAGCTGGCCGGGACGGCGACCGAGGCACTGTACGGGCAGGCGCTGCTGATGGCGCAGCGGCCGCTGCGGCCGGCCGACTCCGCGCTCCTCAACCGCGCGTTCATGGGCCTGCTGGAGTGGGCCACCCACGATCAGGAGAACGGCCGATGA
- the rpmF gene encoding 50S ribosomal protein L32 → MAVPKRKMSRSNTRHRRSQWKAAVPTLVSCERCQEPKQQHIACPSCGTYNKRQVLEV, encoded by the coding sequence GTGGCTGTTCCGAAGCGGAAGATGTCGCGCAGCAACACGCGCCACCGCCGGTCGCAGTGGAAGGCTGCGGTCCCCACCCTGGTTTCGTGTGAGCGTTGCCAGGAGCCGAAGCAGCAGCACATCGCGTGCCCCAGCTGCGGCACCTACAACAAGCGCCAGGTCCTCGAGGTCTGA
- a CDS encoding ATP synthase F0 subunit B, translating to MDVQKKLDEIVEVVQSARSMPMSASCVVNRADLLAMLEEVRDALPGSLAQAQELIGGREELVEQARREAERIIESAHAERGSLISDTQVARRSQDEADRILAEARREADEIRAEADDYVDSKLANFEVVLTKTIGSVDRGREKLLGRGPGLDEQGYADEDAPEHSSDPQTLIQRADQYVDAKLGAFEAVLSKTLDAVGRGRQKLHGRIATDDLGAHMAAQDAAGHQHTSDADYLAGLAEIADPAPEREQQDAYSYAQPQPEPQMPAVQPDPYPYQPQEAYAGYQQPDPYAAGGYGGQEQGYGQYPHQDAYIYEQPQPQPPVPPQHPPQAAALDETSFFDTGMIDLEQLNRYEQGR from the coding sequence GTGGACGTGCAGAAGAAGCTCGACGAGATCGTCGAAGTGGTCCAGAGCGCCCGCTCCATGCCCATGTCGGCGTCCTGCGTGGTCAACCGCGCCGATCTGCTCGCCATGCTCGAAGAGGTGCGTGACGCGCTGCCCGGCTCCCTGGCGCAGGCCCAGGAGCTCATCGGCGGCCGCGAGGAACTGGTCGAACAGGCCCGCCGCGAGGCCGAGCGGATCATCGAGTCCGCGCACGCCGAGCGCGGCTCCCTGATCTCCGACACCCAGGTCGCCCGCCGGTCCCAGGACGAGGCCGACCGCATCCTCGCGGAGGCCCGCCGTGAGGCCGACGAGATCCGCGCGGAGGCCGACGACTACGTCGACTCCAAACTCGCCAACTTCGAGGTCGTCCTCACCAAGACCATCGGCTCGGTCGACCGCGGCCGCGAGAAGCTCCTCGGGAGGGGCCCCGGTCTCGACGAGCAGGGCTACGCCGACGAGGACGCGCCGGAACACAGCAGCGACCCGCAGACGCTCATCCAGCGCGCCGACCAGTACGTCGACGCCAAGCTCGGCGCCTTCGAGGCCGTGCTCTCCAAGACGCTCGACGCCGTCGGCCGGGGCCGCCAGAAGCTGCACGGACGTATCGCCACGGACGATCTCGGTGCGCACATGGCAGCGCAGGACGCCGCGGGCCACCAGCACACGAGCGACGCGGACTACCTCGCCGGTCTCGCGGAGATCGCCGACCCGGCCCCCGAGCGTGAGCAGCAGGACGCCTACTCCTACGCCCAGCCGCAGCCCGAGCCGCAGATGCCCGCCGTCCAGCCGGACCCGTACCCGTACCAGCCGCAGGAGGCGTACGCGGGCTACCAGCAGCCCGACCCGTACGCGGCCGGCGGCTACGGCGGCCAGGAGCAGGGATACGGGCAGTACCCGCACCAGGACGCGTACATCTACGAACAGCCCCAGCCGCAGCCGCCCGTCCCGCCGCAGCACCCGCCGCAGGCCGCAGCGCTGGACGAGACCAGCTTCTTCGACACCGGCATGATCGACCTCGAGCAGCTGAACCGCTACGAGCAGGGGCGCTGA
- the coaD gene encoding pantetheine-phosphate adenylyltransferase, producing the protein MRRAVCPGSFDPITNGHLDIIARASKLYDVVHVAVMINKSKQGLFTVDERMAMIREVTGEYGNVVVESHHGLLVDFCKERDIPAIVKGLRAVSDFDYELQMAQMNNGLSGVETLFVPTNPTYSFLSSSLVKEVAAWGGDVSHLLPATVHRALVQRLAEKG; encoded by the coding sequence TTGCGCCGCGCAGTCTGTCCCGGGTCGTTCGACCCCATCACCAACGGACACCTCGACATCATCGCCCGCGCCTCCAAGCTGTACGACGTCGTACATGTCGCGGTGATGATCAACAAGTCAAAGCAGGGGCTGTTCACGGTCGACGAGCGGATGGCGATGATCCGCGAGGTCACTGGTGAGTACGGGAACGTCGTGGTGGAGTCCCACCACGGCCTCCTCGTCGACTTCTGCAAGGAGCGCGACATCCCCGCGATCGTCAAGGGGCTGCGCGCGGTCAGCGACTTCGACTACGAGCTGCAGATGGCCCAGATGAACAACGGCCTCTCGGGGGTGGAGACCCTGTTCGTCCCCACCAACCCGACCTACAGCTTCCTCTCCTCCAGCCTGGTCAAGGAGGTCGCGGCCTGGGGCGGCGACGTCTCCCACCTGCTGCCGGCGACGGTCCACCGGGCCCTCGTCCAGCGGCTCGCGGAGAAGGGCTGA